From the Clostridiales bacterium FE2011 genome, one window contains:
- the lysS gene encoding lysine--tRNA ligase codes for MADMEVQNLNELLQIRRDKLAELQAAGRDPFVITKYDVTHHSSDIRDNYDELEGKEVAIAGRMMSKRVMGKASFCNIQDLKGGIQCYVARDSIGEDPYKDFKKMDIGDIVGLKGQVFKTKTGEISIHASELTLLSKSLQILPEKYHGLTNTDMRYRQRYVDLIMNPEVKDTFIKRSKIISTIRRYLDGQGFMEVETPMLVANAGGAAARPFETHFNALDEDFKLRISLELYLKRLIVGGLERVYEIGRVFRNEGLDTRHNPEFTLMELYQAYTDYHGMMDLTENMFRYVAQEVLGSTKIVYNGIEMDLGKPFARITMVDAVKQYGGVDFNEIHTVEEARAAAKAHNVAYEERHGKGDILNLFFEEFCEEHMVQPTFVMDHPIEISPLTKMKPGNPDYVERFEFFMNGWEMANAYSELNDPIDQRRRFAKQEEQFAAGDEEANHTDEDFLNALEIGMPPTGGIGFGIDRMCMLLTDAAAIRDVLLFPTMKSQGAAKNEANNAAQAAAKEAREAEKIDFSKVEIEPLFADFVDFETFSKSDFRAVKVLACEAVKKSKKLLQFTLDDGSGTPRTILSGIHAFYEPEELVGKTCIAITNLPPRPMMGIESCGMLLSAVHNEEGEEKLHLLMVDPHIPAGAKLY; via the coding sequence ATGGCAGATATGGAAGTTCAGAACCTGAACGAACTCCTCCAGATCCGCAGGGACAAGCTGGCGGAACTGCAGGCAGCGGGCAGGGATCCCTTTGTCATCACCAAGTATGACGTGACGCATCACAGCAGTGATATCCGGGACAATTATGACGAGCTGGAAGGCAAAGAAGTTGCCATCGCCGGCCGGATGATGTCCAAACGCGTCATGGGTAAAGCTTCCTTCTGCAACATCCAGGACCTGAAGGGCGGCATCCAGTGCTATGTGGCCCGGGATTCCATCGGTGAAGATCCCTACAAGGACTTCAAGAAGATGGACATCGGCGATATCGTCGGTCTGAAGGGTCAGGTTTTCAAGACCAAGACCGGTGAAATCTCCATCCATGCCAGCGAGCTGACCCTGCTGAGCAAGAGCCTGCAGATCCTGCCGGAGAAGTATCACGGCCTCACCAATACCGATATGCGCTACCGCCAGCGGTATGTGGACCTGATTATGAATCCGGAAGTGAAGGATACCTTCATCAAGCGGTCCAAGATCATCAGCACCATCCGCCGTTACCTGGACGGCCAGGGCTTTATGGAAGTGGAAACGCCCATGCTGGTTGCCAATGCCGGCGGCGCCGCTGCCCGTCCCTTTGAAACGCACTTCAACGCGCTGGATGAAGACTTCAAGCTGCGCATCTCCCTGGAGCTGTACCTGAAGCGCCTGATCGTCGGCGGCCTGGAGCGGGTCTACGAGATCGGCCGTGTTTTCCGGAATGAGGGCCTGGACACCCGCCACAATCCGGAATTCACCCTCATGGAACTGTATCAGGCCTATACCGATTATCACGGCATGATGGACCTGACCGAGAACATGTTCCGCTATGTGGCCCAGGAAGTGCTGGGATCCACAAAGATCGTGTATAACGGCATCGAAATGGACCTGGGAAAGCCCTTTGCCCGGATCACCATGGTGGACGCCGTGAAGCAGTACGGCGGTGTGGACTTCAACGAGATCCACACGGTGGAGGAAGCCCGGGCTGCCGCAAAGGCGCACAACGTGGCTTATGAAGAACGCCATGGCAAGGGCGATATCCTGAACCTCTTCTTCGAAGAGTTCTGCGAAGAGCATATGGTTCAGCCGACCTTCGTCATGGATCACCCGATCGAGATTTCTCCCCTGACCAAGATGAAGCCCGGCAATCCGGACTATGTGGAACGCTTCGAATTCTTCATGAACGGCTGGGAAATGGCCAACGCTTATTCCGAGCTGAACGATCCCATTGACCAGCGCCGCCGCTTTGCCAAGCAGGAAGAACAGTTTGCCGCCGGCGACGAGGAAGCCAACCATACGGATGAAGACTTCCTGAACGCACTGGAGATCGGTATGCCGCCCACCGGCGGTATCGGCTTCGGAATCGACCGGATGTGCATGCTGCTGACGGACGCCGCCGCGATTCGTGACGTGCTGCTCTTCCCGACAATGAAGAGCCAGGGCGCCGCGAAGAACGAGGCGAACAATGCCGCCCAGGCTGCCGCGAAGGAAGCCCGGGAAGCCGAAAAGATCGACTTCTCCAAGGTGGAGATTGAGCCCTTGTTCGCTGATTTCGTTGACTTTGAAACCTTCTCCAAGAGCGATTTCCGCGCGGTGAAGGTGCTGGCCTGCGAAGCGGTGAAGAAGTCCAAGAAGCTGCTCCAGTTCACCCTGGATGACGGCAGCGGCACGCCCCGCACCATCCTCTCCGGCATCCATGCTTTCTATGAGCCGGAAGAACTGGTCGGCAAGACCTGCATCGCCATTACCAACCTGCCGCCCCGCCCCATGATGGGCATTGAAAGCTGCGGCATGCTGCTCTCCGCCGTACACAACGAGGAAGGCGAGGAGAAGCTGCACCTGCTGATGGTGGATCCCCATATCCCGGCCGGCGCCAAGCTCTACTGA
- the greA gene encoding transcription elongation factor GreA — protein MPEGTILTESGLKKLEEELDYLVSVRRNEISEQIAVARGFGDLSENAEYDEAKKEQAKVEEQITRLQATIRTATVVADDDITTEKVSIGTVVKVKDLDDGETYEYSIVGANEADPMENKISNESPVGAGLIGMKKNQTATIVIPAGTLRYKILSIRKD, from the coding sequence ATGCCTGAAGGAACGATCCTGACCGAAAGCGGTCTGAAGAAACTGGAAGAGGAACTGGACTATCTTGTTTCCGTCCGCCGGAATGAGATCAGCGAGCAGATTGCCGTTGCCCGCGGATTCGGCGACCTGAGCGAGAATGCCGAATATGACGAGGCGAAGAAGGAACAGGCCAAGGTGGAAGAGCAGATTACCCGCCTGCAGGCTACCATCCGGACCGCCACCGTTGTTGCGGATGACGACATCACCACCGAGAAGGTGTCCATCGGTACCGTCGTAAAGGTGAAAGACCTGGATGACGGCGAGACCTATGAATACTCCATCGTCGGTGCGAACGAAGCGGATCCCATGGAGAACAAGATCTCCAATGAGAGCCCCGTGGGCGCGGGCCTGATCGGCATGAAAAAGAACCAGACCGCCACCATCGTGATCCCCGCCGGTACGCTCCGGTACAAGATCCTGTCCATTCGTAAGGACTAA
- a CDS encoding metallophosphoesterase, translating into MKRVLTEYTFRTDRVDRPLRLAVASDIHSSAFDDVLEEFGRCDAVLVPGDLVDRHRQNNNNALRFLDVAPDYAPVFLSIGNHERKYKHREEFLQRVRDSRVTLLDNESTVFQGIRLGGLSSVRGGVPDKAFLDRFEKEEGYRLLMCHHPEMYRDYVSGRDIDLTLCGHAHGGQIQIAGHGLYAPGQGFFPKLTHGLYDNGKMLLSRGMTNGAKPRVPRIGNPCELIILNITPV; encoded by the coding sequence ATGAAAAGAGTGCTGACCGAATACACCTTCCGCACGGACCGGGTTGACCGGCCGCTGCGCCTGGCTGTGGCCTCAGACATCCACAGCTCGGCTTTTGACGACGTGCTGGAGGAGTTCGGCCGCTGCGACGCGGTGCTGGTTCCGGGCGACCTGGTGGACCGCCACCGGCAGAACAACAACAATGCCCTGCGGTTCCTGGACGTGGCGCCGGATTACGCCCCGGTGTTCCTGTCCATCGGCAATCATGAACGGAAGTATAAACACCGGGAGGAGTTCCTGCAGCGGGTGCGGGACAGCCGGGTAACCCTGCTGGACAACGAAAGTACAGTCTTTCAGGGCATCCGCCTGGGCGGACTTTCCAGCGTCCGGGGCGGCGTGCCGGACAAAGCATTCCTGGACCGGTTTGAAAAGGAAGAGGGCTACCGCCTCCTCATGTGCCATCATCCGGAGATGTACCGGGACTATGTATCCGGCCGGGATATTGACCTGACCCTCTGCGGCCACGCCCACGGCGGCCAGATCCAGATCGCGGGCCACGGCCTGTATGCGCCGGGGCAGGGATTCTTCCCGAAGCTCACCCACGGCCTGTATGACAACGGGAAGATGCTTTTGTCCCGGGGCATGACCAACGGCGCCAAACCGCGGGTTCCACGCATCGGCAACCCCTGTGAACTGATTATTCTGAACATCACCCCCGTGTGA
- the uvrB gene encoding excinuclease ABC subunit UvrB, which produces MDQFVLKAPYAPSGDQPQAIEALAAGIRAGLKDQILLGVTGSGKTFTMASVIERVQKPTLVIAHNKTLAAQLCSELKAFFPDSRVEYFVSYYDYYQPEAYIASSDTYIEKDASINDEIDRLRHSATAALRERKDVIIVASVSCIYSMGDPSEYEGQMISLRPGMEYSRTKLIRDLIDIQYERNDVEFDRGTFRVRGDTIEIIPAGENQKAIRVELFGDEIERISVIEAVSGHALATLEHAALFPATHYATDPAHMEEHIGDIEKDLKQRIEEFESQGKLLEAQRIAQRTRYDIEMMREIGYCQGIENYSRYFDGRKPGDAPYTLLDYFTGDFLVMIDESHVTVPQIRAMYNGDRARKNTLVEYGFRLPSAYDNRPLLFNEFEERIGQTIFVSATPGPYERERAQQVVEQIIRPTGLLDPEVILRPATGQVDDLVGEIRKVTEKGERVLVTTLTKRMAESLTEYLKELDIKVRYLHSDIQTMERMELLRDLRLGEYDVLVGINLLREGLDLPEVALVAILDADKEGFLRSETSLVQTIGRAARNVDGRVILYGDQLTESMAKAMSETNRRRAIQEEYNRANGITPESVRNAIRSVLEITRRVEETAPAALNEDERAALMRKIEDEMLTAAKELEFERAAQLRDRLLELRGEAPMKDDNQSRRHRRRERTRKSEH; this is translated from the coding sequence ATGGATCAGTTTGTCCTGAAGGCGCCCTATGCGCCCTCCGGAGACCAGCCCCAGGCCATAGAGGCGCTGGCGGCGGGCATCCGGGCGGGACTGAAGGACCAGATCCTTCTGGGCGTCACGGGCAGCGGCAAGACCTTCACCATGGCTTCGGTGATTGAAAGAGTACAGAAGCCCACCCTGGTCATTGCCCATAACAAGACGCTGGCGGCGCAGCTCTGCAGTGAGCTGAAGGCTTTTTTCCCGGACAGCCGGGTGGAATACTTCGTCAGCTATTATGATTATTACCAGCCGGAAGCGTACATCGCTTCCTCGGATACCTATATCGAAAAAGACGCCTCCATCAATGATGAGATTGACCGCCTGCGCCACTCGGCCACGGCGGCGCTTCGCGAGCGGAAAGACGTGATCATCGTCGCTTCCGTCAGCTGCATCTATTCCATGGGCGACCCCAGCGAGTATGAGGGACAGATGATCTCCCTGCGGCCGGGCATGGAATACAGCCGGACAAAGCTGATCCGGGACCTGATCGACATCCAGTATGAGCGCAACGACGTGGAGTTTGACCGGGGAACCTTCCGGGTCCGGGGAGATACGATCGAGATTATCCCTGCGGGTGAAAACCAGAAGGCCATCCGGGTGGAGCTCTTCGGGGATGAGATTGAGCGGATCTCCGTCATTGAGGCGGTCAGCGGCCATGCACTGGCTACCCTGGAGCATGCGGCGCTTTTCCCCGCGACGCACTATGCCACGGATCCCGCTCACATGGAGGAACACATCGGGGATATTGAAAAGGACCTGAAGCAGCGGATTGAGGAGTTTGAATCCCAGGGCAAGCTGCTGGAGGCCCAGCGTATTGCCCAGCGCACCCGCTACGATATCGAGATGATGCGGGAGATCGGCTACTGCCAGGGCATTGAAAACTATTCCCGGTATTTTGACGGCCGGAAGCCCGGGGACGCTCCCTATACACTGCTGGATTACTTTACCGGGGACTTCCTGGTGATGATTGACGAAAGCCACGTGACCGTGCCCCAGATCCGCGCCATGTACAACGGAGACCGGGCCAGGAAAAACACGCTGGTGGAATACGGATTCCGCCTGCCTTCCGCCTATGACAACCGGCCGCTGCTGTTCAACGAGTTTGAGGAGCGCATCGGCCAGACTATCTTTGTATCCGCCACGCCCGGCCCCTATGAGCGGGAGCGGGCACAGCAGGTGGTGGAGCAGATCATCCGGCCGACGGGCCTGCTGGATCCGGAGGTGATCCTGCGGCCGGCCACCGGCCAGGTGGATGACCTGGTGGGCGAGATCCGGAAGGTGACGGAAAAGGGTGAGCGGGTGCTGGTTACCACGCTGACCAAACGGATGGCGGAGAGCCTCACCGAGTACCTGAAGGAGCTGGACATCAAGGTGCGGTACCTGCACAGCGATATCCAGACCATGGAACGGATGGAGCTGCTGCGGGACCTGCGCCTGGGCGAGTATGACGTGCTGGTGGGCATCAACCTGCTGCGGGAAGGCCTGGACCTGCCGGAGGTCGCGCTGGTCGCGATCCTGGACGCGGACAAGGAAGGCTTCCTGCGGAGTGAAACCTCCCTGGTGCAGACCATCGGCCGGGCAGCCCGCAACGTGGACGGCCGGGTCATCCTGTACGGCGACCAGCTGACGGAAAGCATGGCAAAGGCCATGTCAGAAACCAACCGGCGCCGGGCCATCCAGGAGGAATACAACCGGGCCAACGGCATCACGCCGGAGAGCGTGCGCAACGCGATCCGCAGCGTGCTGGAAATCACGCGCAGGGTGGAGGAAACCGCTCCTGCGGCGTTGAATGAAGATGAACGTGCCGCCCTGATGCGGAAGATTGAGGACGAGATGCTCACCGCGGCGAAGGAGCTGGAATTCGAGCGCGCCGCGCAGCTGCGTGACAGGCTGCTGGAGCTCCGGGGTGAAGCGCCCATGAAGGACGATAACCAGAGCCGGCGGCACAGACGAAGGGAGAGAACAAGAAAGAGTGAACACTGA
- a CDS encoding ribonuclease Z: MLEFCTLGTGGTLPIPERALSSLYVRVNGRSLLIDCGEGTQVGIRRLGWGFRCLDGMLLTHYHGDHCTGIAGLLLSLEKAGKDEPFHIWGPRGLKRVVEGLCVIVPQLSFPVMLHELPAEGGDVEMIGLKIRAFPVDHGGIPCFGYRMALDRGAVFDPEKAKALNVPMKDWKRLQQGEAVHVGLKRILPGDVTGAPRKGITLVFSTDTRPCETLEKNCADADLLILEGMYGTEDKMPQALKNHHMLFREAAEIARKTTPGGLLLTHFSTSLEDPEEYLPETRTIFERTWAAKDGETVVMRYPEGKEKAWISLS, from the coding sequence ATGCTTGAGTTTTGCACGCTGGGGACCGGCGGGACACTGCCGATTCCCGAGCGGGCGTTATCTTCCCTTTATGTCCGGGTGAACGGGCGGAGCCTGCTGATTGACTGCGGTGAAGGAACCCAGGTAGGCATCCGCCGTCTCGGCTGGGGATTCCGCTGCCTGGACGGGATGCTGTTGACCCACTATCACGGGGACCACTGTACCGGCATCGCGGGTCTGCTGCTGAGCCTGGAAAAGGCGGGAAAGGATGAGCCCTTCCATATCTGGGGTCCGCGGGGACTGAAGCGCGTCGTGGAAGGACTGTGCGTCATCGTGCCCCAGCTTTCCTTCCCGGTGATGCTGCACGAGCTGCCGGCCGAAGGCGGGGACGTGGAGATGATCGGCCTGAAGATCCGGGCTTTCCCGGTGGATCACGGCGGCATTCCCTGCTTCGGCTACCGGATGGCGCTGGATCGGGGCGCGGTCTTCGACCCGGAAAAAGCAAAGGCACTGAATGTGCCCATGAAGGACTGGAAACGGCTGCAGCAGGGAGAAGCGGTGCATGTGGGCCTGAAGCGGATACTGCCCGGAGACGTGACCGGCGCGCCCCGCAAAGGGATCACGCTGGTGTTCTCCACGGACACCCGTCCCTGTGAAACGCTGGAAAAGAACTGCGCGGACGCGGATCTGCTGATCCTGGAAGGCATGTACGGCACGGAGGATAAGATGCCCCAGGCCCTGAAGAACCACCATATGCTCTTCCGGGAGGCTGCGGAGATCGCACGGAAAACGACGCCCGGGGGACTGCTCCTGACCCACTTCAGCACCAGTCTGGAGGATCCGGAGGAGTACCTGCCGGAAACGAGAACGATTTTTGAAAGGACCTGGGCCGCAAAGGACGGTGAGACCGTTGTGATGCGCTACCCGGAAGGCAAGGAAAAAGCATGGATCAGTTTGTCCTGA
- a CDS encoding glycogen synthase: MATKRRIAFVGSECYPFVKTGGLGDVMYALPRALVTRDCEVRVILPLYACIPAKYKEKLEYKGSFMMDQTSDGRNFYVGIMELEMDGVIYDFIDNREFFDWGNPYTGLWEDIPKYCFFAKASLAILNYLDWAPDVIHCHDWQGSLVPLYKRTKFWNSPVGKAKTVLTIHNLRFQGICSIEHLKYWSGLRDDLFDYPVLKHNEDEANMFKGGLAFADRITTVSETYAQEIQTPAFGEGLDAHLRYHSPRLKGIVNGIDVEQWDPAKDALLAAPYDVENAVERKKENKRALQEKLGLTQDDRKMVIGLVSRLTDQKGLDLVDAIFPQLIDGNTQVAVLGTGDPRYESAFRWFEGQYKGDVCAYISYNEVLAHAIYAGADAFLVPSLFEPCGLTQLIAMRYGTAPIVRETGGLKDTVQPFRGDLNEGNGFTFDRYDANLLLEAVNQAKTVFFTDRGAWDEMVRRNMRKDVSWEQSAEKYLSLYDEVIK, translated from the coding sequence ATGGCCACAAAACGGAGAATAGCCTTTGTCGGATCCGAATGCTATCCTTTTGTAAAAACGGGCGGTCTGGGAGACGTGATGTACGCGCTGCCCAGGGCGCTGGTAACCAGGGACTGCGAGGTACGCGTCATCCTTCCCCTGTATGCCTGCATCCCTGCGAAATACAAGGAAAAACTGGAATACAAAGGCTCCTTCATGATGGATCAGACGTCGGACGGGAGAAACTTCTACGTCGGCATCATGGAACTGGAGATGGATGGGGTTATCTATGACTTTATCGACAACCGGGAGTTCTTTGACTGGGGCAATCCCTATACGGGACTGTGGGAGGATATTCCCAAGTACTGCTTCTTTGCCAAGGCGTCCCTGGCGATCCTGAATTACCTGGACTGGGCGCCGGACGTGATTCACTGCCACGACTGGCAGGGAAGCCTGGTACCGCTGTACAAGCGGACGAAGTTCTGGAATTCGCCGGTGGGCAAGGCCAAGACCGTGCTGACGATCCACAACCTCCGGTTCCAGGGCATCTGCAGCATTGAGCACCTGAAGTATTGGTCCGGCCTGCGGGATGATCTGTTTGATTATCCTGTACTGAAGCACAATGAGGACGAGGCCAACATGTTCAAGGGCGGCCTGGCCTTTGCGGACCGGATTACCACCGTGAGCGAAACCTACGCCCAGGAGATCCAGACGCCGGCTTTCGGCGAGGGCCTGGACGCGCACCTGCGCTATCACAGCCCGCGGCTGAAGGGAATTGTGAACGGCATTGACGTGGAGCAGTGGGATCCCGCAAAGGACGCCCTGCTGGCTGCTCCCTATGACGTGGAAAACGCCGTGGAGCGGAAGAAGGAAAACAAGCGGGCCCTGCAGGAAAAACTGGGCCTGACCCAGGACGACCGGAAAATGGTCATCGGCCTGGTTTCCCGCCTGACGGACCAGAAGGGCCTGGACCTGGTGGACGCCATCTTCCCGCAGCTGATTGACGGAAACACCCAGGTGGCGGTGCTCGGCACCGGCGATCCGCGTTATGAGAGTGCTTTCCGCTGGTTTGAGGGACAGTATAAGGGCGACGTATGCGCCTATATCAGCTATAACGAAGTCCTGGCCCACGCGATCTACGCCGGCGCGGACGCCTTCCTGGTGCCCAGCCTGTTTGAGCCCTGCGGCTTGACCCAGCTGATCGCCATGCGCTACGGTACGGCCCCGATCGTCCGGGAAACCGGCGGCCTGAAGGATACGGTGCAGCCCTTCCGCGGCGACCTGAACGAAGGCAACGGCTTCACCTTTGACCGCTATGACGCGAACCTGCTGCTGGAGGCGGTAAACCAGGCCAAGACCGTGTTCTTTACGGACCGGGGCGCCTGGGACGAGATGGTGCGGCGGAACATGCGGAAGGACGTGTCCTGGGAACAGTCGGCGGAGAAATATCTTTCACTTTATGACGAGGTCATAAAGTGA
- the potA gene encoding polyamine ABC transporter ATP-binding protein, with product MRKLIEFRNIVKNFDGQIVLKGVNLNIYENEFVTLLGPSGCGKTTLLRILGGFLEQDEGTVIFDGQCIDNVPAYKREINTVFQRYALFPHLNVFENIAFGLRIKKQPNDIITQKVNRMLSLVNLEGYAKRNVTKLSGGQQQRVAIARALVNEPNVLLLDEPLGALDLKLRKEMQRELKRIQQEVGITFIFVTHDQEEALTMSDKIVVMNAGAIEQIGTPLEIYNEPVNSYVARFIGESNIMEGVMLADYKVRFDDKTFECTDFGFRQNEPVDVLIRPEDIAIVKPREGVLRGEVKSVLFKGVHYELMVETKTGTSKTVKMNVVTQHDIYNEEAGEKISANDFYVDSDDLENKEMTDQDFISIANAQAWDDENRDISLTHVSHNIENRPGVYTITFGTDKHTEVTVKVYVVHPEYVEDARHNIGISALDFFITPDEIQESMAISTDLKTWASAEAWNLQDDSSIDITDVKFDFDPADIKEGSYDITFATQGREYKVETTSHHEVGDKVGLLFGPDDIHVMHKAVVE from the coding sequence ATGCGCAAACTGATCGAATTCAGGAATATCGTCAAGAATTTTGACGGCCAGATCGTACTTAAAGGTGTCAATCTGAACATTTATGAAAATGAATTTGTGACGCTGCTCGGTCCTTCCGGCTGCGGCAAAACCACGCTGCTGCGTATCCTGGGCGGCTTCCTGGAGCAGGACGAAGGCACGGTCATCTTTGACGGCCAGTGCATCGACAACGTCCCTGCCTACAAGCGGGAGATCAATACCGTCTTCCAGCGCTACGCCCTGTTCCCCCATCTGAATGTTTTTGAAAACATCGCCTTCGGCCTGCGCATCAAAAAGCAGCCGAACGATATCATTACCCAGAAAGTCAACCGTATGCTTTCCCTGGTAAACCTGGAAGGCTACGCAAAGCGGAACGTCACCAAGCTTTCCGGCGGTCAGCAGCAGCGTGTAGCCATCGCCCGCGCCCTGGTCAACGAGCCGAACGTGCTGCTCCTGGATGAGCCCCTGGGCGCCCTGGACCTGAAGCTGCGCAAGGAGATGCAGCGGGAACTGAAGCGCATCCAGCAGGAGGTCGGCATCACCTTCATCTTCGTCACCCATGACCAGGAAGAAGCCCTGACCATGAGCGACAAGATCGTGGTCATGAACGCCGGTGCCATAGAGCAGATCGGCACCCCGCTGGAAATCTACAACGAGCCTGTTAACTCCTATGTCGCCCGCTTCATCGGCGAGAGCAACATCATGGAAGGCGTTATGCTGGCGGACTACAAAGTCCGTTTCGACGACAAAACCTTTGAGTGCACAGACTTCGGTTTCCGGCAGAACGAGCCGGTGGACGTGCTGATCCGTCCCGAAGATATCGCCATCGTGAAGCCCCGGGAAGGCGTCCTGCGGGGCGAAGTTAAGAGCGTGCTGTTCAAGGGCGTCCACTATGAGCTGATGGTGGAAACCAAGACCGGTACCAGCAAAACCGTCAAGATGAACGTTGTTACCCAGCACGACATCTATAACGAGGAAGCCGGCGAGAAGATCAGCGCCAACGACTTCTACGTCGACTCCGACGACCTGGAAAACAAGGAGATGACCGATCAGGACTTCATCTCCATCGCCAACGCACAGGCCTGGGACGATGAAAACCGCGACATCTCCCTGACCCACGTCAGCCACAATATTGAAAACCGTCCCGGCGTCTATACCATCACCTTCGGCACGGACAAGCACACCGAGGTGACCGTCAAGGTCTACGTTGTCCATCCGGAATACGTGGAAGACGCCCGCCACAACATCGGTATCAGCGCCCTGGACTTCTTCATCACCCCGGATGAAATCCAGGAATCCATGGCCATCTCCACCGACCTGAAGACCTGGGCCAGCGCTGAAGCCTGGAACCTGCAGGATGACTCCTCCATCGACATCACGGACGTCAAGTTCGATTTCGATCCTGCGGACATCAAGGAAGGTTCCTACGATATCACCTTCGCCACCCAGGGCCGGGAATACAAAGTCGAAACCACTTCCCATCACGAAGTGGGCGACAAGGTAGGCCTGCTCTTCGGACCGGATGATATCCATGTCATGCATAAGGCGGTGGTGGAATGA
- a CDS encoding ABC transporter permease has protein sequence MKSFFRMSYPYCLWIGIFIVAPMLMIFLYAITNTGNSTLTFQFTLDNFARFIRDPDFIRILLTSLRIALLTTVVCLLIGYPAALFIANLPDRKQTFMILLMTLPMWINMVLKTYAWRGILLNFDFSSEFKVFIGMVYDFLPFMIIQIHTAIAKLDPNLLIAAHDLGANNVKSFLKVTLPLSVPGIISGITLVFLPAVSSFFIPRMLGNGEVILIGNLIELCFKKTGDWNFGSAISLIMALIIITAMWATRKLDRSAEED, from the coding sequence ATGAAATCCTTCTTCCGGATGAGCTATCCCTACTGCCTGTGGATCGGCATTTTCATCGTTGCTCCGATGCTGATGATTTTCCTTTACGCGATTACCAATACCGGCAACAGCACGCTCACCTTCCAGTTCACCCTGGATAACTTTGCCCGGTTCATCAGGGATCCCGATTTTATCAGGATCCTGCTCACCAGCCTGCGCATCGCGCTGCTGACCACCGTCGTCTGCCTGCTGATCGGCTATCCGGCTGCCCTGTTCATCGCGAACCTGCCGGACAGGAAGCAGACCTTCATGATCCTGCTGATGACCCTTCCCATGTGGATCAACATGGTTCTGAAGACCTATGCCTGGCGCGGCATCCTGCTGAACTTCGATTTCAGCAGCGAGTTCAAGGTATTCATCGGTATGGTCTATGACTTCCTGCCCTTTATGATCATCCAGATCCATACCGCCATTGCCAAGCTGGATCCCAACCTGCTCATTGCCGCCCACGACCTAGGCGCCAACAATGTGAAATCCTTCCTGAAGGTGACCCTGCCCCTGAGCGTTCCCGGCATCATCTCCGGCATTACGCTGGTATTCCTGCCCGCCGTGTCCAGCTTCTTTATCCCGAGGATGCTGGGCAACGGAGAAGTCATCCTGATCGGTAACCTGATCGAGCTGTGCTTCAAGAAAACCGGTGACTGGAACTTCGGCAGCGCCATCTCCCTGATCATGGCCCTGATTATCATCACCGCCATGTGGGCGACCAGGAAGCTGGACCGCAGCGCAGAGGAGGACTGA
- a CDS encoding SEL1-like repeat protein, whose product MKCELKRILSLLLVLLLFCAPALAAAPAQEPSWICLYCGAETTTNICDQCHELSIAWTCCDCGTRNLSDTCSSCGKEKQASLEQQAADPRPQVAFPAVRYLAAAGDPASLLRLGQFYEKGIGVGKDIDQAIACLRQAGEAGYAPAWVYLGRLYDAGIDMKSDPVEALNCYRKASDLGSAEGHWYVGSFYEDGSVLEQNYALALDYYYKAAEAGDADAWMSVAYFYLRGNDVEKDQNKAMEYYLKAAEAGSNLACDYVGYLYMTGSIVSQDVQKCLEWYRKAAELGNARSMYALGYAYQCGQGVEMNMEEALSWYEKAALAGHETALQVYNAFK is encoded by the coding sequence ATGAAATGTGAATTGAAACGCATCCTTTCCCTTTTGCTTGTCCTGCTGCTTTTCTGTGCCCCTGCCCTGGCAGCCGCACCGGCGCAGGAACCGTCATGGATCTGCCTGTATTGCGGTGCGGAAACCACGACGAACATCTGCGATCAGTGCCATGAGCTGTCCATTGCCTGGACCTGCTGTGACTGCGGCACCCGGAACCTTTCCGATACCTGTAGCAGCTGCGGCAAGGAAAAGCAGGCTTCTCTGGAGCAGCAGGCGGCGGATCCCCGTCCGCAGGTCGCCTTCCCGGCTGTGCGTTATCTGGCTGCCGCCGGTGATCCGGCTTCCCTGCTCCGGCTGGGACAGTTCTATGAAAAAGGGATCGGCGTCGGCAAGGATATCGATCAGGCCATCGCCTGCCTCCGGCAGGCCGGTGAAGCCGGATATGCTCCCGCCTGGGTGTACCTGGGCCGGCTCTATGACGCGGGCATCGATATGAAATCGGATCCCGTGGAAGCGCTGAACTGCTACCGGAAAGCGTCCGATCTCGGCAGTGCGGAGGGACACTGGTATGTCGGCTCCTTCTACGAGGACGGCTCCGTCCTGGAGCAGAACTACGCCCTTGCCCTGGATTACTATTACAAGGCTGCTGAGGCCGGGGACGCGGATGCCTGGATGAGCGTTGCCTACTTCTATCTCCGCGGAAACGACGTGGAGAAAGACCAGAACAAGGCAATGGAATACTATCTCAAGGCCGCGGAAGCAGGCAGCAATCTGGCCTGCGACTATGTGGGCTATCTGTACATGACCGGCTCCATCGTCTCCCAGGACGTCCAGAAGTGCCTGGAATGGTATCGGAAAGCCGCGGAACTTGGAAACGCCCGCAGCATGTATGCCCTCGGTTATGCGTATCAGTGCGGACAGGGCGTGGAGATGAACATGGAAGAGGCCCTCAGCTGGTATGAAAAAGCCGCCCTCGCCGGCCATGAAACCGCCCTGCAGGTCTATAACGCGTTTAAATAA